Proteins from one Malaya genurostris strain Urasoe2022 chromosome 2, Malgen_1.1, whole genome shotgun sequence genomic window:
- the LOC131430892 gene encoding secernin-1, whose product MSGICGEVFVVLAPVTELNQTIIYGRNGLREPPSDESVVTEVRYYSASDDSGSLKCDSIEIDAVATLSVILNQSAGSWGAECGSNEKGVCIGLTFSDGHPIDGKLNATDLVRLGLERGTSAPDAIDVITTLNSAWGPQGEEKESAKAAFVICDPSEAWLLNIVGSFWAAQKISTNSLAIKPGLSVGTQVDRSSEDLQSKLQAAGLWDESNELNFSAAFGAEPATSLWPWDDKQPNGSGSFGLLAMFESLRRAGTEKTSLSSHVSVLSSNGVSCHWVTATPNPLESVFKPFIFTSGVKISPLTKILEGESKTLLHKLHENRKWNNVGALLMSLERACVDEVNHFISEHSGELNQELDELMKDCVEAEVKFYR is encoded by the exons ATGTCTGGAATCTGTGGTGAAGTATTTGTTGTGCTGGCTCCAGTTACCGAATTGAATCAAACTATCATTTACGGTCGGAACGGGCTTCGAGAGCCACCTTCTGATGAGTCTGTGGTTACCGAAGTTCGCTACTATTCAGCATCCGATGACAGCGGATCATTGAAA TGTGATTCGATTGAAATTGACGCCGTAGCAACTTTATCTGTGATTTTGAACCAATCAGCCGGCTCGTGGGGAGCGGAATGTGGCTCCAACGAGAAAGGTGTGTGTATAGGATTGACATTCAGCGATGGCCATCCAATCGATGGCAAACTCAATGCGACCGATTTAGTTAG attGGGATTAGAACGAGGAACCAGCGCACCAGATGCTATCGACGTTATTACTACACTCAACTCTGCATGGGGACCTCAGGGTGAAGAGAAAGAATCTGCCAAAGCTGCTTTTGTGATTTGTGATCCCAGTGAAGCGTGGTTACTGAACATTGTTGGGAGTTTTTGGGCAGCTCAGAAAATTTCCACTAATAGTTTGGCTATCAAACCGGGACTATCAGTTGGAACACAAGTTGATCGTAGCTCAGAGGATTTGCAATCAAAGCTTCAAGCAGCAGGTTTATGGGACGAATCAAACGAACTAAACTTCAGTGCCGCATTTGGCGCGGAACCTGCGACTTCTCTCTGGCCTTGGGACGATAAACAACCCAACGGATCCGGTTCGTTTGGATTGCTGGCGATGTTTGAATCGCTGAGAAGAGCTGGTACTGAAAAAACATCTCTCTCAAGTCATGTTTCCGTACTTTCGAGCAATGGGGTGTCTTGTCATTGGGTGACGGCCACTCCCAATCCACTAGAATCGGTTTTTAAACCATTCATTTTTACTTCTGGAGTAAAAATTTCCCCTCTAACCAAAATTCTCGAAGGTGAAAGTAAAACTTTGCTTCATAAGCTACATGAAAATCGAAAGTGGAACAACGTGGGCGCTCTGCTTATGTCACTTGAACGCGCTTGCGTTGACGAGGTCAATCACTTCATCAGTGAACATTCTGGAGAACTAAATCAggaattggatgaactaatgaagGACTGCGTTGAAGCTGAAGTCAAGTTCTATCGCTAA